Proteins encoded by one window of Chryseobacterium foetidum:
- a CDS encoding DUF58 domain-containing protein, with protein sequence MKNLYIHTRFFLALIIVGIVYVFAFFFPWMMVVAHVLLLLVFLAAMVESLFLFSRKENISAQRILPEKLSNGDENPVKIDLRNNYSFKVNVNVIDEIPFQFQKRNFLIKKQIESGKNAYFQYILEPKERGEYSFGALNVYASSPLGFVAKRFRFQKDAMLATYPSFIHLRKYELMALQNEVLLGGIKKIRKLGHTMEFEQIKEYVPGDDIRTVNWKATSKTNRLMVNQFQDEKSQRIFMIIDKGRTMKMPFKGLSLLDYSINASMALSHIILKKSDRAGMMTFSKKAENKVAADNKSGQLKKISEALYNVKTDFFESDFNRLYQDVKFSLNQRSLVLLFTNFETLDGLNRQMKYLRGIAKNHLLVVVFFKNSELHQLIGKKPENTQEVYDQIIAEKFEFEKKLIIQELRKYGIFSVYTLPENLNIEVINKYLEIKARGIL encoded by the coding sequence ATGAAAAATCTCTACATCCATACCCGTTTTTTTCTGGCGCTCATCATAGTGGGAATTGTGTATGTTTTTGCATTCTTCTTTCCGTGGATGATGGTCGTGGCGCATGTTTTACTGCTGCTGGTTTTTCTTGCGGCAATGGTGGAATCCCTGTTTTTATTCAGCAGAAAAGAAAACATTTCGGCACAGAGAATTTTACCTGAAAAACTTTCAAACGGTGACGAAAATCCAGTGAAGATTGACCTTAGAAATAATTACAGTTTTAAAGTCAATGTCAATGTGATTGATGAAATACCATTTCAGTTTCAGAAGAGGAATTTTTTAATTAAAAAGCAGATTGAAAGTGGAAAAAACGCCTATTTCCAATATATTTTAGAGCCAAAAGAGCGTGGTGAATACAGTTTTGGAGCTTTAAATGTTTACGCATCTTCGCCATTGGGATTTGTGGCAAAAAGATTCAGATTTCAGAAAGATGCGATGCTGGCAACGTATCCTTCGTTTATTCATTTAAGGAAATATGAATTAATGGCTTTGCAGAATGAAGTCCTTTTGGGCGGCATCAAAAAAATCAGAAAGCTGGGACACACGATGGAATTTGAGCAGATTAAAGAATACGTTCCTGGCGATGACATCCGTACGGTGAACTGGAAAGCGACTTCCAAAACCAACAGGTTGATGGTAAATCAGTTTCAGGACGAAAAATCGCAGCGTATTTTCATGATTATTGACAAAGGCAGAACAATGAAAATGCCTTTCAAAGGATTGAGTTTACTGGATTATTCCATCAATGCGTCCATGGCTTTATCACATATTATTTTGAAGAAAAGCGACCGAGCCGGAATGATGACTTTCTCTAAAAAAGCAGAAAACAAAGTAGCTGCAGACAATAAATCTGGCCAACTGAAAAAGATTTCCGAAGCTTTATACAATGTGAAAACCGATTTTTTTGAGAGTGATTTCAACAGATTGTATCAGGACGTAAAATTTTCATTGAATCAGAGAAGTCTGGTTTTGCTTTTTACCAATTTTGAAACTTTAGACGGGCTCAACCGCCAAATGAAATACCTTCGAGGAATTGCCAAAAATCATTTACTCGTCGTGGTTTTCTTCAAAAATTCTGAACTGCATCAGCTTATCGGCAAAAAACCTGAGAACACTCAGGAAGTCTATGACCAGATCATCGCCGAGAAATTTGAATTTGAAAAGAAACTCATCATTCAGGAACTCCGAAAATACGGAATTTTTTCTGTCTACACCCTTCCCGAAAATCTGAATATTGAGGTGATTAATAAATATCTTGAGATTAAAGCAAGAGGAATTTTGTAA
- a CDS encoding O-succinylhomoserine sulfhydrylase, protein MENENFETLAIRTQTERTQFDEHSTPLYLTSSFVFEDAEDMRASFAEEKSKNLYSRFSNPNVTEFTDKIVKMEGAEAGYAFATGMAAIYSTFATLLNAGDHIVSCQSVFGSTHTLFTKYFPKWNIETTYFKAEDAENVEKYIQPNTKILYLETPTNPAIEVLDLEFFVRIAKKHNLIFIVDNCFATPYLQQPIKYGADLVVHSATKLIDGQGRVLGGVAVGREDLIREIYLFARNTGPAMSPFNAWVLSKSLETLAIRVERHCENALKVAEFLENHPNVELVKYPFLKSHPSYEIAKKQMKLGGNVVAFEIKGGIEGGRNFLDKIKMCSLSANLGDTRTIVTHPASTTHSKLSDEERNEVGITAGLVRCSVGLENVDDIIADLKQALE, encoded by the coding sequence ATGGAAAACGAAAATTTCGAAACCCTCGCGATAAGAACACAAACCGAAAGAACTCAGTTTGACGAGCATTCTACGCCTTTATATCTTACTTCAAGCTTTGTTTTTGAGGATGCAGAAGATATGAGAGCGAGTTTTGCCGAAGAGAAATCTAAAAATCTGTACAGCCGGTTTTCAAATCCGAACGTTACAGAATTTACAGATAAAATCGTCAAAATGGAAGGTGCTGAGGCAGGTTACGCTTTTGCCACAGGAATGGCCGCAATTTACTCTACCTTTGCAACTTTGTTGAATGCTGGAGACCACATCGTAAGCTGTCAGTCGGTTTTCGGCTCCACGCACACATTGTTCACAAAATATTTCCCGAAATGGAATATTGAAACGACTTATTTCAAAGCCGAAGATGCTGAAAACGTAGAAAAATATATTCAACCCAACACAAAAATTTTATACTTAGAAACGCCGACCAATCCAGCGATTGAAGTCTTAGATTTAGAATTTTTTGTACGAATTGCCAAAAAACATAATTTGATTTTCATTGTAGACAACTGTTTTGCGACGCCTTACCTTCAGCAGCCGATAAAATACGGAGCCGATTTGGTGGTGCATTCAGCCACAAAACTGATTGACGGTCAGGGTCGTGTTTTGGGCGGAGTAGCCGTTGGAAGAGAAGATTTAATCAGAGAAATTTATCTTTTTGCACGAAATACGGGTCCAGCAATGTCACCTTTTAATGCATGGGTTTTGTCGAAAAGTTTAGAGACTTTGGCGATTCGTGTAGAAAGACACTGCGAAAATGCTTTGAAAGTAGCAGAGTTTTTAGAAAATCATCCAAATGTGGAATTGGTAAAGTACCCGTTTTTAAAATCGCATCCGAGCTATGAAATTGCCAAAAAGCAAATGAAGTTAGGCGGAAACGTCGTTGCTTTTGAAATCAAAGGCGGAATTGAAGGAGGAAGAAACTTTTTAGATAAAATAAAAATGTGTTCACTGTCTGCAAACTTGGGCGATACCAGAACCATTGTCACTCATCCGGCATCTACAACGCATTCCAAACTTTCTGATGAAGAGAGAAATGAAGTAGGAATCACTGCAGGATTGGTTCGCTGCTCGGTAGGTCTGGAAAATGTGGATGATATTATTGCCGATTTGAAGCAGGCATTGGAGTAG
- a CDS encoding MGH1-like glycoside hydrolase domain-containing protein, protein MSVEKERLNSHDWQNWGPYVSNRQWGNVREDYSPNGNAWNFTNHDSAESYTYRWGEEGIAGISDHKQLLCFALSFWNGKDKMVKERLFGLSNPQGNHGEDVKELFYYLDNTPTHSYMKMLYKYPINEFPYDDILNENASRSKREREYEIIDTGIFDNDEYFDIFIEYCKADKNDILVRVTVHNRSKVDAPLTVLPTLWFRNNWKWGYNEYKGQLNSYSNNHINIYHDSIGIKKLYTKSLGETLFCENETNRPKIYGCPEKENTYYKDGINNYITKNEATVNPEKRGSKAAISINKVIKAGDSEVFEFNLSSEETDSPFENFDQIFAQRINEADEFYKNIQEEILNEDERNVQRQAFAGLLWNKQFYHYNVGKWLKGDPNFEAPRNFNDYVRNVEWDHLHNKDIISMPDKWEYPWYATWDLAFHCVPFAIIDADFAKNQLLLLTKEWYMHPNGQMPAYEWNLSDVNPPVHAWSCFRVFKIDEKHNGKPDLLFLEKVFQKLLLNFTWWVNRKDKNGQNIFGGGFLGLDNIGAFDRNMELRDGEHLEQADGTSWMAMYALNMMRIAMELAQYYQVYEDMAIKFFEHYLYIAEAMENLGEGTKGLWNEEDGFFYDVLQLQSGDAVSLRLRSIVGLIPLFAVEIIDHHLLEKMPNFQGRMEWILKNKPELAKLVSHWDEEGQGRKHLMSIVRRTRLTKVLTRMLDEKEFLSQYGIRAMSKVYEENPFIFSIDGVENIVYYTPAESDSRMFGGNSNWRGPIWFPINFLIVESLQRFHFYYGNSFKVEFPTGSGEKKNLDEVAQDISHRLCSIFLKDENGRRAFNGEYDKFNFDENFKDYITFFEYFHGDNGRGVGASHQTGWTATVAKLLKPRMNF, encoded by the coding sequence ATGAGTGTAGAAAAAGAAAGACTGAACAGCCACGACTGGCAAAACTGGGGACCATACGTAAGCAACAGGCAATGGGGAAATGTGCGGGAAGACTACAGCCCAAACGGTAATGCATGGAATTTCACCAATCACGACAGTGCTGAAAGCTACACCTACCGCTGGGGTGAAGAAGGCATCGCCGGAATCTCCGATCACAAACAGCTTCTTTGTTTTGCGCTGTCTTTCTGGAACGGGAAGGACAAAATGGTGAAAGAGCGTTTGTTCGGTCTCAGCAATCCGCAAGGGAATCATGGTGAAGATGTGAAAGAACTTTTTTACTACCTTGACAACACGCCTACTCACAGCTATATGAAGATGCTGTATAAATATCCCATCAATGAATTTCCTTACGATGATATCCTGAATGAAAACGCAAGCCGCAGCAAAAGGGAGCGTGAATACGAGATTATAGACACCGGAATTTTTGATAACGACGAATATTTTGATATTTTCATTGAATACTGCAAGGCAGATAAAAACGATATTTTAGTCCGAGTGACCGTTCATAACAGAAGCAAAGTGGATGCACCACTTACGGTATTGCCTACGCTTTGGTTCAGAAACAACTGGAAATGGGGTTACAATGAATATAAAGGACAGCTCAACTCTTATTCAAACAATCACATCAACATTTACCACGACAGTATTGGAATTAAAAAACTTTATACTAAATCTTTAGGCGAAACACTTTTCTGCGAAAACGAAACCAACAGACCAAAAATCTACGGCTGCCCTGAAAAGGAAAACACTTACTACAAAGACGGAATTAATAATTATATCACCAAAAACGAAGCAACCGTAAATCCTGAAAAACGTGGTTCCAAGGCTGCGATCTCAATCAATAAGGTGATAAAAGCAGGTGATTCTGAAGTTTTTGAGTTTAATCTCTCTTCGGAAGAAACGGACAGCCCGTTTGAAAATTTTGATCAGATTTTTGCACAGAGAATAAATGAGGCTGATGAATTTTATAAAAACATTCAGGAAGAAATTTTAAATGAAGATGAAAGAAATGTTCAGAGACAGGCTTTTGCAGGTCTTCTCTGGAACAAACAGTTCTATCACTATAACGTTGGAAAATGGCTGAAAGGAGATCCTAATTTTGAAGCTCCCAGAAATTTCAATGATTATGTAAGAAATGTAGAATGGGATCATCTTCACAACAAGGATATTATCTCAATGCCCGACAAATGGGAATATCCCTGGTATGCGACGTGGGATCTGGCATTCCATTGTGTTCCGTTTGCCATCATTGACGCAGATTTTGCAAAAAACCAGTTGCTTCTATTGACCAAAGAATGGTACATGCATCCAAACGGACAAATGCCTGCCTATGAATGGAATCTGAGTGATGTGAATCCGCCTGTACATGCGTGGTCGTGCTTCAGGGTTTTTAAAATTGATGAAAAACACAACGGGAAACCGGATCTTCTTTTTTTGGAAAAAGTGTTCCAGAAGCTGCTTCTTAATTTCACGTGGTGGGTCAACAGAAAAGATAAAAACGGGCAGAATATCTTCGGTGGAGGTTTTCTTGGTTTGGATAACATTGGTGCCTTTGACCGTAATATGGAACTGAGAGACGGTGAACATCTGGAACAGGCCGATGGTACCAGCTGGATGGCAATGTATGCACTCAACATGATGAGAATTGCCATGGAACTGGCTCAGTATTATCAGGTTTATGAAGACATGGCAATCAAGTTCTTTGAACATTATCTTTACATCGCCGAGGCCATGGAAAATCTTGGTGAAGGCACAAAAGGTCTTTGGAATGAAGAAGATGGCTTTTTCTATGACGTTTTACAATTGCAAAGCGGTGATGCGGTTTCGTTGAGACTGAGAAGTATTGTCGGATTAATACCGTTGTTTGCGGTAGAAATTATCGATCATCATTTGCTTGAAAAGATGCCGAATTTTCAGGGAAGAATGGAATGGATTCTTAAAAACAAGCCCGAGCTCGCCAAACTAGTTTCCCATTGGGATGAAGAAGGACAGGGGCGTAAGCATTTAATGAGCATCGTAAGAAGAACGCGGTTAACCAAAGTGCTGACAAGAATGCTTGATGAAAAAGAATTTCTGAGTCAGTATGGAATTCGTGCCATGTCTAAAGTGTATGAAGAAAACCCATTTATTTTTTCGATAGACGGCGTTGAGAATATTGTTTACTATACTCCTGCAGAAAGTGACAGCCGGATGTTTGGAGGAAACAGCAACTGGCGCGGCCCGATTTGGTTTCCTATAAATTTTCTGATTGTGGAAAGTCTTCAGCGTTTCCATTTTTATTACGGAAACAGTTTTAAGGTAGAATTTCCTACGGGAAGCGGCGAAAAGAAAAATCTTGATGAAGTAGCACAGGACATCAGCCACAGACTTTGCTCAATATTTTTGAAGGATGAAAACGGCAGAAGAGCTTTCAACGGCGAATATGATAAATTTAATTTCGACGAGAACTTCAAGGATTATATCACATTTTTTGAGTATTTCCATGGCGACAATGGTCGTGGTGTAGGAGCTTCTCACCAAACCGGCTGGACGGCTACTGTTGCTAAACTTTTGAAACCGAGAATGAATTTTTAA
- a CDS encoding alpha/beta fold hydrolase, with translation MKTELQYINFPYQTDSQKEYHISLSYQLFGKDLFSAPIILVNHALTGNSNVSGEKGWWKQLIGEDQVIDTNKYTMLCFNIPGNGYDDFFVDDYADFTPSDIANIFLKGLEILNIKNVYAIIGGSLGGGIGWEMLAKNPDLAELFIPIACDSKTHDWLHAQCLVQKFLLNGNDEPLQKARIHAMLCYRTPQSLNDRFQNKFNQEKQKLESEDWLVYHGNSLNDRFSLESYKLMNHLLMNINANDKDLNKIKARMHMISVDTDLFFPASEIRMCFEKLRKEKEDVFYHEIKSIHGHDAFLMEYQQLNYIIKNIL, from the coding sequence TTGAAAACAGAACTGCAATATATTAATTTTCCGTATCAAACCGATTCCCAAAAGGAATACCATATCTCATTGAGCTACCAGCTTTTTGGGAAAGACCTGTTTTCTGCACCCATCATTTTAGTTAATCATGCCTTAACCGGAAATTCAAACGTTTCCGGAGAAAAAGGTTGGTGGAAACAGTTGATTGGTGAAGATCAGGTAATTGATACCAATAAATATACAATGCTTTGTTTCAATATTCCCGGAAACGGATATGATGATTTTTTTGTTGATGACTACGCAGATTTTACGCCTTCAGACATAGCCAATATTTTTCTGAAAGGTTTAGAAATTTTAAATATTAAAAACGTTTACGCGATTATCGGAGGATCGCTCGGAGGTGGAATTGGCTGGGAAATGCTGGCTAAAAATCCAGATCTGGCTGAGCTATTCATTCCGATCGCCTGTGATTCCAAAACTCATGACTGGCTGCACGCTCAATGTCTTGTTCAGAAATTTTTACTGAACGGAAATGATGAGCCACTTCAGAAAGCAAGAATTCATGCGATGTTGTGCTACAGAACACCACAGTCTCTAAATGACAGGTTTCAGAATAAATTCAATCAGGAAAAGCAGAAGTTAGAATCTGAAGATTGGCTTGTTTATCACGGAAATTCTTTAAACGATAGATTTAGTTTAGAATCCTATAAGCTGATGAATCACTTACTGATGAACATCAATGCAAACGATAAAGATTTAAATAAAATCAAAGCACGAATGCACATGATCTCCGTAGATACCGATTTGTTTTTCCCTGCTTCTGAAATCCGAATGTGTTTTGAAAAGCTGAGAAAGGAAAAAGAGGATGTTTTCTATCACGAGATCAAATCAATTCATGGGCACGACGCCTTTTTAATGGAATATCAACAGTTAAATTATATCATAAAAAATATTTTGTAG
- a CDS encoding T9SS type A sorting domain-containing protein, with protein sequence MKTKLLSVAGVVLSSILVNSLNAQEYQPISLSGFNADVIANGVGTSATSTNNDVDGVSYNFISRDFQLTATSTPLTYGLPTNGIISTAVASTSGLQYQLAPYSSNNSLRLETAGTSGTLTLSTPVAALSLYMLATGGSGACTVDVTVNFSDNTTQVFAGQSISDWYGGTNYAIQGIGRINRNNDNLESGGGTNPRLYQIPMAISAANQSKLIQSITVTKTGTGGIPNIFAFSGDLYTSCPAPTNFTSTTTMNSATVNWTAPTTAPTAGYQYYLTTSSTPPTATTTPSGSVAAGTTTLNLPGLQTGQTYNLWIRSNCGASLGFWKMTSFTTGQISVTYSAGDINTEFNSSVSATSTTNCPGTMSVTIPAGYKINSTSVSYNMTTADNGWMSEQRSILVCSTNGNTESAISSGSGSNAGTFSYNRTGLALANDLTGTVNFELRAWRTYGGSACSATHNKVDNNTWKVTVTLEALPQLATAETQNKTKEISAYPNPFQDVLNIKNHGDIRKITITDFSGINLKTIEKPSATIQLSDLKSGVYILTSIMNDGSVKSMKIIKK encoded by the coding sequence ATGAAAACAAAACTACTGTCTGTAGCTGGGGTTGTTCTGTCCAGCATTTTAGTCAATTCATTAAATGCTCAGGAATACCAGCCGATTTCGTTATCAGGCTTTAATGCCGATGTAATTGCAAATGGCGTTGGAACTTCGGCAACGTCTACAAATAATGATGTGGATGGGGTAAGCTATAATTTTATATCAAGAGACTTTCAGCTTACAGCAACCAGCACTCCACTCACATACGGCTTACCTACAAACGGAATTATCAGTACTGCTGTGGCTTCAACATCTGGACTCCAGTATCAACTTGCTCCTTACAGTTCTAATAATTCTCTAAGGTTAGAAACTGCTGGTACTTCAGGGACATTAACATTATCCACTCCTGTTGCAGCATTAAGTTTATATATGCTGGCCACTGGCGGAAGCGGCGCCTGTACAGTAGATGTAACCGTAAATTTCTCTGATAATACGACACAGGTTTTCGCAGGACAAAGTATTTCAGACTGGTATGGAGGCACCAATTACGCCATTCAGGGGATTGGTAGAATCAACAGAAACAATGATAATTTGGAATCCGGCGGTGGTACCAATCCAAGACTTTATCAGATTCCAATGGCAATTTCTGCAGCCAATCAGTCAAAACTTATTCAAAGTATTACGGTAACTAAGACAGGAACAGGCGGAATACCTAATATTTTTGCTTTCTCAGGTGATTTATACACCAGCTGCCCGGCTCCTACCAATTTCACATCTACTACAACGATGAATAGTGCAACCGTAAACTGGACAGCTCCTACAACAGCCCCTACAGCTGGCTATCAGTATTATCTTACAACATCATCTACTCCACCTACAGCTACTACCACTCCATCCGGAAGTGTAGCTGCCGGTACAACAACGCTTAATTTACCAGGACTTCAGACCGGGCAGACATACAATCTCTGGATCCGTTCAAACTGTGGAGCGTCACTGGGATTCTGGAAAATGACCAGCTTTACGACAGGACAGATTTCAGTAACTTATTCAGCCGGCGATATTAATACAGAATTTAATAGCTCTGTAAGTGCAACAAGCACAACCAACTGCCCTGGAACTATGTCTGTTACAATTCCTGCCGGATACAAAATTAATTCAACAAGCGTTTCTTACAATATGACCACCGCAGATAACGGATGGATGTCGGAACAAAGAAGTATTTTGGTATGTTCGACTAATGGAAATACAGAGTCTGCCATATCCTCAGGAAGTGGTAGTAACGCAGGAACATTTTCCTATAACAGAACAGGCCTGGCGCTTGCTAATGATCTGACAGGCACTGTAAATTTTGAACTTCGTGCATGGAGAACGTATGGCGGATCTGCATGTTCTGCAACGCACAATAAAGTAGACAACAATACATGGAAAGTGACTGTTACCCTGGAAGCCCTTCCTCAACTGGCAACGGCCGAAACTCAAAACAAAACAAAAGAGATCTCTGCATATCCTAATCCTTTTCAGGATGTGTTGAACATTAAAAATCATGGAGATATCAGAAAAATAACGATCACAGATTTCTCTGGAATTAATTTAAAAACAATTGAAAAGCCATCAGCTACAATTCAGTTATCTGATTTAAAATCTGGCGTTTATATTCTTACTTCTATTATGAATGACGGTTCTGTAAAGAGCATGAAAATTATCAAAAAATAG
- a CDS encoding OsmC family protein: MKITLNRINDDFLFECTNAQGNSILLDNTSQPGAKGVSPMESVMMAVAGCSGIDVVSILKKQRQEITGFKAEVEGERIPVDDAKPFKSMIVKFFLEGNIDPKKALKASELSFEKYCSVSKTLEPNVEISYEVFVNGEKVVL, from the coding sequence ATGAAAATAACCCTCAACCGAATCAATGACGATTTTTTATTTGAATGCACCAACGCACAGGGAAATTCAATTCTTTTAGATAACACTTCGCAACCTGGAGCAAAAGGCGTTTCTCCCATGGAAAGCGTCATGATGGCGGTAGCAGGATGCAGCGGAATTGACGTCGTTTCAATTTTGAAAAAACAAAGACAGGAAATCACAGGTTTCAAAGCTGAAGTGGAAGGCGAAAGAATTCCCGTTGATGATGCAAAACCATTTAAATCAATGATTGTAAAATTCTTCCTGGAAGGGAATATCGATCCAAAAAAAGCATTAAAAGCTTCAGAATTATCTTTTGAAAAATACTGTTCCGTCTCAAAAACTTTGGAACCGAATGTAGAAATCAGCTACGAAGTTTTTGTCAATGGAGAAAAAGTAGTTTTATAA
- a CDS encoding CPBP family glutamic-type intramembrane protease — protein sequence MSYLIKFAFFADYFKFIFTPLLITSHRPLYRKISETFFIYLFCLILSTSISIAVYYFIDTPQRKAEHIDLNFGYIFLSCFFLPLIEEIVFRLSLIYSRCNLSFTTAGLFFLIINNFLKTRDIFIGENYYLIRIISSLMISILIGIIFYFAYKKYEGMLAYFFENNFRTVFYISSLIFAFLHISNFQISLDKYLVYPLIILPQLIFGLTAGFIRIKYGFLYCLSVHILNNLIPTLIIYLYFL from the coding sequence ATGTCATATCTCATTAAGTTTGCTTTTTTCGCTGATTATTTTAAATTTATTTTTACGCCACTTTTAATAACGTCGCATAGGCCTTTATACAGGAAAATTTCTGAAACATTTTTTATTTACTTATTTTGTTTAATATTAAGTACTTCTATTTCAATTGCTGTTTATTATTTTATTGATACACCTCAAAGAAAAGCTGAACATATTGATCTGAATTTTGGTTATATTTTTTTATCATGTTTCTTTTTACCATTGATAGAAGAAATAGTATTTAGATTATCGCTAATTTACTCAAGATGTAACTTGTCCTTTACTACTGCTGGATTATTTTTTTTAATTATTAATAACTTCCTTAAAACTCGGGACATATTTATCGGCGAAAATTATTATTTGATAAGAATCATATCCTCACTAATGATTTCAATTCTTATTGGAATCATCTTTTATTTTGCTTATAAGAAATATGAAGGAATGCTTGCTTATTTTTTTGAGAATAATTTCCGAACTGTATTTTATATTTCATCACTAATTTTTGCTTTTTTACATATATCAAATTTTCAAATAAGTTTAGATAAATATTTAGTATATCCCTTGATAATACTGCCTCAACTGATTTTTGGACTTACTGCAGGTTTCATAAGAATAAAATATGGCTTTTTATATTGTTTGTCTGTGCATATTTTGAATAATCTGATTCCTACCTTAATAATTTATCTGTATTTTCTATGA
- a CDS encoding ACT domain-containing protein, which yields MSKINANEIKFLKNRSIIKFEGADFLGEIGIDGRVFKALTLARISVGVISQQAVENGLSILVHEDDSEKAVTCLIEEFAEERKSGKVSQIYSINNVSVIGFVADDLNKILSELARNNVFPLLLNQNSSEKRINIVVTSSQDEKTKNIIESEIFKKPKTVHLAIIGHGNVGKTLIEQVLHSSEEIKRRKNIHLKVVAVANSRKIAFNKKGFDNTWSDEVFAAEKSSDVSELINFSKENQLENLIVVDNTASVDFVKNYQALAENGFDLVSSNKIFNTLPIEEYRKLRYTLNKNNKRYLYETNVGAGLPLIDTIKLLHLSGENITRIKGVFSGTLSYVFNNFSLRDDKFSTIVNEALEKGFTEPDPREDLSGNDVARKLLILARELDLINEFSDINIQNLVPEALLSVSKQEFLSRLEELDEEYDQIKKNQESNHVLRYVGDLHGDLQKERGELDVKLISVPATSALGQLKGSDSIFEIYTESYGENPIVIMGAGAGAKVTARGVFGDILRLSETK from the coding sequence ATGAGTAAGATTAATGCAAACGAAATAAAATTTTTAAAAAACAGATCAATTATCAAATTTGAAGGAGCAGATTTCCTTGGTGAAATAGGGATTGATGGAAGGGTTTTTAAAGCGCTTACTTTAGCGAGAATCAGCGTGGGCGTAATTTCTCAGCAAGCCGTTGAGAACGGTTTGTCAATTCTGGTACACGAAGATGATTCTGAAAAAGCAGTAACCTGTCTGATCGAGGAATTTGCCGAAGAAAGAAAATCAGGTAAGGTTTCTCAGATTTACAGCATCAATAATGTTTCTGTCATAGGTTTTGTGGCGGATGATTTAAATAAAATACTTTCTGAACTGGCGAGAAACAATGTTTTTCCGTTGCTTTTAAATCAAAATTCAAGCGAAAAGCGAATCAATATTGTGGTGACGTCTTCTCAGGATGAGAAAACTAAAAATATCATTGAATCGGAAATTTTTAAAAAACCAAAAACGGTTCATTTGGCAATTATCGGTCATGGAAATGTTGGAAAGACATTAATTGAGCAGGTTTTACATTCTTCAGAAGAAATTAAAAGAAGAAAAAATATACACCTGAAAGTTGTGGCAGTGGCCAATTCCAGAAAGATTGCCTTCAATAAAAAAGGTTTTGACAATACTTGGAGTGACGAAGTTTTTGCGGCCGAAAAATCTTCTGATGTTTCTGAACTCATTAATTTCTCAAAGGAAAATCAACTTGAAAACCTGATTGTTGTAGATAACACAGCAAGTGTTGACTTCGTGAAAAATTATCAGGCTTTGGCAGAAAATGGTTTTGATCTGGTTTCTTCCAACAAAATTTTCAACACGCTTCCGATTGAAGAATATCGTAAACTAAGATATACGTTGAACAAAAATAACAAACGTTATCTTTATGAAACAAACGTAGGTGCAGGTTTGCCTCTAATCGATACGATAAAGCTTCTTCACCTTTCCGGAGAGAATATTACGAGAATCAAAGGTGTGTTTTCCGGAACACTGAGCTATGTTTTCAATAATTTTTCTTTGCGCGATGATAAATTTTCCACGATCGTTAATGAAGCTTTAGAAAAAGGTTTTACCGAACCAGATCCGAGAGAGGATTTGTCCGGAAACGACGTCGCAAGAAAACTTTTGATTTTAGCGAGAGAACTGGATTTAATTAATGAATTTAGTGATATCAACATTCAGAATTTGGTTCCTGAAGCTTTGCTTTCAGTTTCAAAACAGGAATTTCTTTCACGATTGGAAGAATTAGACGAGGAATACGATCAAATCAAGAAAAATCAGGAATCGAATCATGTTTTAAGATACGTTGGCGATCTGCACGGAGATTTACAGAAAGAAAGAGGTGAACTGGATGTGAAATTAATTTCCGTTCCCGCAACTTCCGCTTTGGGACAGTTAAAAGGTTCAGATTCAATTTTCGAAATCTATACCGAAAGTTACGGCGAAAACCCAATCGTTATCATGGGAGCTGGTGCCGGCGCAAAAGTAACTGCCCGCGGTGTTTTTGGAGATATTTTAAGATTAAGTGAAACGAAGTAG